The following proteins are encoded in a genomic region of Natronorubrum halophilum:
- a CDS encoding V-type ATP synthase subunit C, whose product MSVGASNPEYVNARVRSRRASLFADEDYRKLIRMGPSEIARFMEETEYEREINALGARFSGVDLIEYALNQNLAKHFHDLLDWSKGRLYDLISRYLRKFDVWNLKTIIRGIYTDTDAEDIRTDLIMAGELEESTIDRLLEADEIEDAVEMLNRTIYYDPLTSAFEEFEETGALVALENALDREFYEHLLEDISRGPGDEPQEGPEAKYVEFLQAEIDFRNARNALRLARSGADLDPASYYIEGGVLFDQSELSRLVGDYDALVDHIGENRRYGDRLSGAMDRLRDADSLIQFEHALDAALLEYADTLSSIYPASISAVLSYILAKEREVENIRAIARGREVGLSESEIEEELVIL is encoded by the coding sequence ATGAGTGTAGGTGCCTCGAATCCGGAATACGTGAACGCTCGCGTTCGGTCGCGCCGAGCCTCGCTGTTCGCGGACGAAGACTATCGGAAGCTGATCCGGATGGGGCCGAGCGAGATCGCACGGTTCATGGAGGAGACGGAGTACGAACGCGAGATCAACGCACTCGGCGCACGTTTTTCGGGTGTCGACCTGATCGAGTACGCGCTGAACCAGAATCTCGCAAAGCACTTCCACGACTTGCTCGACTGGTCGAAGGGGCGACTCTACGACCTCATCTCCCGCTACCTCCGCAAGTTCGACGTCTGGAACCTCAAAACCATCATCCGCGGGATCTACACCGACACCGATGCCGAGGACATTCGGACGGACTTGATCATGGCCGGCGAACTCGAGGAGTCGACGATCGACCGACTGCTCGAGGCCGACGAGATCGAAGACGCGGTCGAGATGCTGAACCGGACGATCTACTACGACCCCCTCACGAGTGCGTTCGAGGAGTTCGAAGAGACCGGCGCACTCGTCGCCCTCGAGAACGCGCTCGATCGGGAGTTCTACGAGCACCTGCTCGAGGACATCTCGCGCGGACCGGGAGACGAGCCACAGGAGGGGCCGGAAGCGAAGTACGTCGAGTTCCTCCAGGCCGAAATCGACTTCCGGAACGCCCGGAACGCGTTGCGACTCGCCCGCAGCGGTGCCGACCTCGATCCCGCCAGCTACTACATCGAGGGCGGCGTCCTGTTCGACCAGTCGGAACTGAGCCGACTCGTCGGCGACTACGACGCCCTCGTCGACCACATCGGCGAGAACAGGCGCTACGGTGACCGGCTCTCGGGAGCGATGGATCGGTTGCGCGATGCTGACAGCCTTATCCAGTTCGAGCACGCACTAGACGCTGCGTTGCTCGAGTACGCGGATACGCTCTCGAGCATCTACCCGGCCTCCATCTCGGCCGTGCTGTCGTACATCCTCGCGAAAGAGCGCGAGGTCGAGAACATCCGTGCGATCGCGCGCGGTCGCGAGGTCGGACTTTCCGAAAGCGAGATCGAAGAGGAGCTGGTGATCCTATGA
- a CDS encoding V-type ATP synthase subunit F yields MSQEIAVIGSPEFTTGFRLAGVRRSENVPDDEKDAQLDNAVTDVLDDEGVGIVVMHDDDLEYLSRKVRQNVETSVEPVVVTIGSGTGGGGLRDQIKRAIGIDLMDEDEQAN; encoded by the coding sequence ATGAGTCAGGAAATCGCAGTCATCGGCAGTCCGGAGTTCACCACTGGCTTCCGACTCGCGGGAGTCCGCCGATCCGAGAACGTCCCGGACGACGAGAAAGACGCGCAACTGGACAACGCGGTCACCGACGTGCTCGACGACGAGGGCGTCGGTATCGTCGTCATGCACGACGACGACCTCGAGTATCTGTCGCGGAAGGTGCGCCAGAACGTCGAGACGAGCGTCGAACCGGTCGTCGTCACCATCGGCAGCGGAACGGGTGGAGGCGGACTGCGCGATCAGATCAAGCGTGCGATCGGTATCGACCTGATGGACGAGGACGAACAAGCAAACTAA
- a CDS encoding ATP synthase subunit A, whose translation MSQAEDTQTVDEDGVIESVSGPVVTAADLDARMNDVVYVGDEGLMGEVIEIEGNLTTIQVYEETSGVGPGEPVENTGEPLSVDLGPGVLDAIYDGVQRPLDVLEEKMGTAFLDRGVDAPGIDFETEWEFTPTVEVGDAVEPGDVVGEVPETESITHRVMVPPDYEGGEVTSTESGSFTVDEAVVELSSGETVTMHQEWPVREARPAETKETPTIPLVSGQRILDGLFPIAKGGTAAIPGPFGSGKTVTQHQLAKWADADIVVYVGCGERGNEMTEVIEDFPELEDPQTGKPLMSRTCLIANTSNMPVAARESCIYTGITIAEYFRDMGYDVALMADSTSRWAEAMREISSRLEEMPGEEGYPAYLAASLSEFYERAGKFQLLNGDEGSVTAIGAVSPPGGDFSEPVTQNTLRIVKTFWALDADLAERRHFPSINWNESYSLYRQQLDPWFRDNVAEDWPEVRQWAVDVLDEEAELQEIVQLVGKDALPEDQQLTLEVARYLREAWLQQNAFHDVDTYCDPKKTYRMLLAIKTFNDEAFDALEAGVPVEEINDVDATPRLNRMATAEEWNEFIDELESDLEEQIRSLY comes from the coding sequence ATGAGCCAGGCAGAAGACACCCAGACCGTCGACGAAGACGGTGTAATCGAAAGCGTGAGCGGTCCAGTCGTGACCGCCGCGGACCTCGACGCCCGGATGAACGACGTCGTCTACGTCGGCGACGAAGGGCTGATGGGCGAGGTCATCGAGATTGAAGGCAACCTGACCACGATTCAGGTCTACGAAGAAACCTCCGGCGTCGGCCCGGGCGAACCCGTCGAGAACACGGGCGAGCCACTTTCCGTCGACCTCGGACCGGGCGTGCTGGACGCCATCTACGACGGTGTCCAGCGCCCGCTCGACGTTCTCGAGGAGAAGATGGGAACGGCGTTCCTCGACCGCGGGGTCGACGCCCCCGGAATCGACTTCGAGACGGAGTGGGAGTTCACCCCGACCGTCGAGGTCGGCGACGCAGTTGAACCCGGCGACGTCGTCGGTGAAGTTCCCGAGACCGAGAGCATCACCCACCGCGTGATGGTCCCGCCGGACTACGAAGGTGGCGAGGTGACGTCGACCGAGAGCGGATCGTTCACGGTCGACGAAGCCGTCGTCGAACTCTCCTCCGGAGAGACCGTTACGATGCACCAGGAGTGGCCCGTCCGCGAGGCCCGTCCCGCGGAAACGAAGGAAACGCCGACGATCCCGCTCGTGTCGGGACAGCGCATTCTCGACGGTCTCTTCCCCATCGCGAAAGGCGGGACGGCCGCGATTCCCGGTCCGTTCGGCTCCGGGAAGACGGTCACCCAGCACCAACTCGCCAAGTGGGCCGACGCGGACATCGTCGTCTACGTCGGCTGTGGCGAGCGCGGTAACGAGATGACCGAGGTTATCGAGGACTTCCCGGAACTGGAAGACCCCCAGACGGGCAAGCCGCTCATGTCCCGGACCTGCCTCATCGCGAACACGTCCAACATGCCCGTCGCAGCCCGCGAATCCTGCATTTACACGGGGATCACCATCGCGGAGTACTTCCGCGACATGGGCTACGACGTCGCGCTGATGGCCGACTCCACCTCCCGGTGGGCCGAAGCCATGCGCGAGATCTCGAGTCGACTCGAGGAGATGCCCGGCGAGGAGGGGTATCCCGCATACCTGGCCGCGTCGCTCTCGGAGTTCTACGAGCGCGCCGGCAAGTTCCAGTTGCTCAACGGCGACGAGGGATCGGTGACGGCGATCGGTGCCGTTTCGCCGCCCGGCGGCGACTTCTCGGAACCCGTCACGCAGAACACCCTGCGCATCGTCAAGACGTTCTGGGCGCTGGACGCCGACCTCGCTGAGCGTCGGCACTTCCCCTCGATCAACTGGAACGAGTCGTACTCGCTGTATCGACAGCAACTCGACCCCTGGTTCCGCGACAACGTCGCGGAGGACTGGCCGGAGGTTCGCCAGTGGGCGGTCGACGTCCTCGACGAGGAGGCCGAGCTCCAAGAGATCGTCCAGCTCGTCGGTAAGGACGCCCTGCCGGAAGACCAGCAGCTGACCCTCGAGGTCGCACGCTACCTGCGTGAAGCCTGGCTCCAGCAGAACGCGTTCCACGACGTCGACACCTACTGCGATCCGAAGAAGACCTACCGGATGCTGCTGGCGATCAAGACGTTCAACGACGAGGCCTTCGATGCGCTCGAGGCCGGCGTCCCGGTCGAAGAGATCAACGATGTCGACGCCACCCCGCGGCTCAACCGGATGGCCACCGCCGAGGAGTGGAACGAGTTCATCGACGAACTCGAGTCCGACCTCGAAGAACAGATTCGGAGTCTGTACTAA
- a CDS encoding ATP synthase subunit B has protein sequence MKEYQTITEISGPLVFAEVDEPVGYDEIVEIETDDGRTLRGQVLESSKGVVAIQVFEGTGGIDRNASVRFLGETMKMPVTEDLLGRVLDGSGQPIDGGPEIVPESREDIVGEAINPYSREYPEEFIQTGVSGIDGMNTLVRGQKLPIFSGSGLPHNDLALQIARQASVPEEEEGDDDEGSEFAVIFGAMGITAEEANEFMDDFERTGALERSVVFMNLADDPAVERTVTPRLALTTAEYLAFEKDYHVLVILTDITNYCEALREIGAAREEVPGRRGYPGYMYTDLAQLYERAGRIEGKEGSVTQIPILTMPGDDDTHPIPDLTGYITEGQIVMDRDLNSQGIEPPINVLPSLSRLMDDGIGEGLTRGDHADVSDQMYAAYAEGEDLRDLVNIVGREALSELDNKYLDFADRFETEFVQQGYDTNRSIDDTIELGWDLLSELPKESLNRIDEDLIEEHYREDEAEAAEVSAD, from the coding sequence ATGAAAGAGTACCAAACAATCACGGAAATCAGCGGTCCGCTGGTGTTCGCCGAAGTCGACGAACCCGTCGGCTACGACGAGATCGTCGAGATCGAAACCGACGACGGACGAACGCTGCGCGGACAGGTACTGGAATCGAGCAAAGGGGTCGTCGCGATCCAGGTGTTCGAAGGGACGGGCGGTATCGACCGCAACGCCTCCGTCCGATTCCTGGGCGAGACCATGAAGATGCCCGTCACCGAGGACCTCCTCGGACGGGTGCTCGACGGCTCCGGCCAGCCGATCGACGGCGGTCCCGAGATCGTCCCCGAATCGCGCGAGGATATCGTCGGCGAGGCGATCAACCCCTACTCCCGGGAGTATCCCGAGGAGTTCATCCAGACCGGCGTCTCCGGCATCGACGGCATGAACACGCTCGTTCGTGGCCAGAAGCTGCCGATCTTCTCCGGGTCCGGACTGCCTCACAACGACCTCGCGCTCCAGATCGCCCGTCAGGCGTCGGTGCCCGAGGAAGAGGAAGGCGACGACGACGAGGGTTCGGAGTTCGCGGTCATCTTCGGTGCGATGGGAATTACCGCCGAGGAAGCAAACGAGTTCATGGACGACTTCGAGCGCACCGGCGCGCTCGAGCGATCGGTCGTGTTCATGAACCTCGCGGACGACCCCGCAGTCGAGCGGACGGTCACGCCGCGACTCGCGCTGACGACGGCGGAATACCTCGCCTTCGAGAAGGACTACCACGTGCTCGTCATCCTCACCGACATCACGAACTACTGCGAGGCGCTTCGTGAGATCGGTGCCGCGCGTGAGGAGGTTCCGGGCCGGCGTGGCTACCCCGGATACATGTACACCGACCTGGCACAGCTCTACGAGCGTGCCGGTCGAATCGAGGGCAAGGAGGGGTCGGTCACGCAGATCCCGATCCTCACGATGCCCGGCGACGACGACACCCACCCGATTCCGGACCTGACCGGCTACATTACCGAAGGCCAGATCGTGATGGATCGGGACTTAAACAGCCAGGGTATCGAGCCGCCGATCAACGTCCTGCCGTCGCTATCCCGACTGATGGACGACGGTATCGGCGAGGGGCTGACCCGCGGCGACCACGCCGACGTCTCCGACCAGATGTACGCCGCCTACGCGGAGGGTGAGGACCTTCGCGACCTCGTGAACATCGTCGGTCGCGAGGCGCTGTCCGAACTCGACAACAAGTACCTCGACTTCGCCGACCGGTTCGAGACGGAGTTCGTCCAGCAGGGGTACGACACCAACCGCTCGATCGACGACACGATCGAACTCGGCTGGGACCTCCTGTCGGAGCTCCCAAAGGAGTCGCTCAACCGGATCGACGAGGACCTCATCGAGGAGCACTACCGCGAAGACGAAGCCGAAGCCGCCGAAGTTTCGGCCGACTGA
- a CDS encoding zinc ribbon domain-containing protein, producing MKDENQGCPKCDHTETEIDEISTTGTGLSKFFDIQNRRFMVISCTNCGYSELYRGQSSGEMVDLFLG from the coding sequence ATGAAGGACGAAAATCAGGGCTGTCCCAAGTGTGACCACACGGAGACCGAAATCGACGAAATTTCGACGACCGGAACCGGTCTCTCGAAGTTTTTCGACATCCAGAATCGAAGGTTCATGGTGATTAGTTGTACGAACTGCGGCTACTCCGAACTCTACCGTGGCCAATCGTCGGGAGAGATGGTCGACCTCTTCCTCGGGTAA
- a CDS encoding V-type ATP synthase subunit D translates to MAKDVKPTRKNLMEIEDRIELSERGHGTLEKKRDGLIMEFMDILDKAQDVRGELSQDYEDAQKKINMARAMEGDVAVRGAAAALQEHPEITTESKNIMGVVVPQIESSRVSKRLDQRGYGIMGTSARIDEAAEAYEDLLESIILAAEVETAMKKMLREIETTKRRVNALEFKLLPDLYENQEYIEQKLEEQEREETFRLKKIKEKKEAEEKAEREAEAAEEATKEETGTAEPDMEQSTAGGVPGGD, encoded by the coding sequence ATGGCCAAGGACGTCAAGCCCACCCGCAAGAACCTGATGGAGATCGAGGATCGCATCGAACTCTCCGAGCGGGGGCACGGGACGCTCGAGAAGAAACGGGACGGGCTGATCATGGAGTTCATGGACATTCTGGACAAGGCCCAGGACGTTCGCGGCGAACTCTCCCAGGACTACGAGGATGCCCAAAAGAAGATCAACATGGCTCGAGCCATGGAAGGCGACGTCGCGGTTCGCGGGGCCGCCGCCGCACTGCAGGAACACCCCGAGATCACCACCGAGTCGAAAAACATCATGGGCGTCGTCGTCCCGCAGATCGAGTCCTCGCGCGTCTCGAAGCGCCTCGACCAGCGCGGCTACGGGATCATGGGAACCTCCGCGCGCATCGACGAGGCCGCCGAAGCCTACGAGGACCTCCTCGAGAGTATCATCCTCGCCGCCGAAGTCGAGACGGCGATGAAGAAGATGCTCCGCGAGATCGAGACCACCAAACGGCGCGTCAACGCCCTCGAGTTCAAACTCCTCCCCGACCTCTACGAGAATCAGGAGTACATCGAGCAGAAACTCGAGGAACAGGAACGCGAGGAGACCTTCCGCCTGAAGAAGATCAAGGAGAAGAAAGAAGCCGAGGAGAAAGCGGAACGGGAGGCCGAAGCGGCGGAAGAGGCGACGAAGGAGGAGACGGGTACGGCCGAACCGGATATGGAACAGTCGACTGCGGGCGGCGTTCCGGGCGGCGACTGA
- a CDS encoding DUF6276 family protein, whose protein sequence is MACSVCNEPTIAFSIPEEYREYAPEQSPAATCCTRCLTVEPADGEVLEEPDFTRVSNAFPTGEAAIPLALALSLCSSLATNRAAIEELLEAVERAGTDPLLVLDRLLDDPEIEPRIDLERRRHQLEQFLY, encoded by the coding sequence ATGGCCTGTTCAGTTTGTAACGAACCGACGATCGCGTTTTCTATTCCCGAGGAGTACCGCGAATACGCACCGGAACAGTCACCGGCGGCGACGTGCTGTACGCGCTGTCTCACCGTCGAACCGGCGGACGGTGAGGTGCTCGAGGAGCCCGATTTCACGCGCGTGAGTAACGCGTTTCCGACCGGCGAGGCGGCGATTCCGCTCGCGCTCGCGCTGAGTCTGTGTTCGTCGCTCGCGACGAACCGGGCGGCGATCGAGGAGCTACTCGAGGCCGTCGAACGCGCGGGCACGGACCCGTTACTGGTTCTGGATCGGCTGCTCGACGATCCCGAGATCGAGCCGCGGATCGATCTCGAACGACGACGACATCAACTCGAGCAGTTTCTGTACTAA
- a CDS encoding DUF5811 family protein: MNGNTPYAGLPGETGAGQRAAADVPELSRAQKRLLHRDVSRIAAQTREFLPDEYIVDSDISSGLTGPQVTVAVRPPIGHAVSAGFTPDLEEVAAAEEVITADERDEVARGLAASAALQVKQAVSDNVTPTGK, from the coding sequence ATGAACGGAAATACGCCGTACGCAGGGCTGCCGGGAGAAACGGGTGCTGGTCAGCGCGCCGCGGCGGACGTTCCGGAACTCTCGAGGGCACAGAAGCGATTGCTCCACCGTGACGTCTCGCGGATCGCCGCCCAGACGCGCGAGTTCCTCCCCGACGAGTACATCGTCGACTCCGACATCTCGAGTGGCCTCACCGGCCCGCAGGTCACCGTCGCCGTTCGACCGCCGATCGGTCACGCCGTCAGCGCCGGCTTCACGCCCGACCTGGAGGAGGTCGCGGCCGCCGAGGAAGTTATCACCGCCGACGAACGCGACGAGGTCGCGCGCGGACTGGCCGCGAGCGCCGCGTTGCAGGTGAAACAGGCGGTCAGCGACAACGTAACGCCGACCGGCAAGTAA
- a CDS encoding pyruvoyl-dependent arginine decarboxylase — translation MSTIRVVWGTAFGPTAMSSYDAALADAGIENYNLVSVSSVIPADTMVEAVGTAPDLGPAGERLTVVEARATATGPGRVSAALAWSQSADDGPGLFYETSGETDRADVERRVREGLQAGQELRDWEFTEPRIAVESQRAESGTHTTALVLAVYGESEPIC, via the coding sequence ATGAGCACGATTCGAGTCGTCTGGGGGACCGCGTTCGGACCCACGGCGATGTCCTCCTACGACGCCGCGCTCGCCGACGCCGGCATCGAGAACTACAACCTCGTCTCGGTCTCCTCCGTGATTCCGGCGGACACGATGGTCGAGGCCGTCGGCACCGCCCCCGACCTCGGCCCCGCGGGCGAGCGCCTGACCGTCGTCGAGGCTCGAGCCACCGCCACCGGACCGGGACGCGTCAGCGCTGCCCTCGCGTGGTCCCAGTCGGCGGACGACGGTCCGGGACTGTTCTACGAGACGTCGGGCGAGACGGACCGCGCAGACGTCGAACGACGCGTTCGCGAGGGGCTGCAGGCCGGCCAGGAACTTCGAGACTGGGAGTTCACCGAGCCGCGGATCGCCGTCGAGAGCCAGCGGGCCGAATCGGGGACGCACACGACGGCGCTCGTACTCGCGGTCTACGGCGAGAGCGAGCCGATCTGTTGA
- the pan2 gene encoding proteasome-activating nucleotidase Pan2 — MSRSPSIPDRPHRDIDPDLPDDERLEALRGHYTDLVDVNEQLSEQLEDADQRRQRLRERVDRVERENETLKSSSLYIATVEDVLGDDEVIVKQHGNNQEVLTDVSPQIVEQVEPGDRVAVNDSFAIQTVLNAETDARAQSMEITARPEVTYADIGGINDQVREVREAVEQPLAEPELFDEVGIDPPSGVLLHGPPGTGKTMLAKAVANETNATFIKMAGSELVRKFIGEGSRLVRDLFEMAREREPAIIFIDEIDAIATTRSESKTSGDAEVQRTMMQLLSEMDGFEARGEIRIIAATNRFDMLDRAILRPGRFDRLIEVPEPDRDGREQILEIHTRGMNVDDAVDFADLADDTDGYSGAEIESLATEAGMFAIRGDRDEVIHQDFVEALEKIEKDDSSEVISSAGYFYQ, encoded by the coding sequence ATGTCTCGAAGCCCGTCTATCCCAGACCGACCTCACCGCGATATCGATCCCGACCTTCCCGACGATGAGCGGCTCGAGGCGCTCCGCGGGCATTATACGGATCTCGTGGACGTCAACGAACAACTCTCCGAGCAACTCGAAGACGCCGACCAGCGCCGCCAGCGCCTGCGCGAGCGCGTCGACCGCGTCGAACGAGAAAACGAGACGCTCAAAAGCTCGTCGCTGTACATCGCCACCGTCGAGGACGTCCTCGGCGACGACGAGGTAATCGTCAAGCAACACGGCAACAATCAGGAGGTGCTCACCGACGTCTCGCCGCAGATCGTCGAGCAGGTCGAGCCCGGCGATCGCGTCGCCGTCAACGATTCCTTCGCGATTCAGACCGTGCTCAACGCCGAGACCGACGCGCGCGCGCAGTCGATGGAGATCACGGCGCGTCCCGAGGTCACCTACGCGGATATTGGCGGCATCAATGACCAGGTTCGGGAAGTCCGCGAGGCCGTCGAGCAGCCGCTCGCCGAGCCCGAACTGTTCGACGAAGTCGGGATCGATCCCCCGAGCGGCGTTCTCCTCCACGGTCCGCCGGGAACCGGCAAGACGATGCTCGCCAAAGCCGTCGCCAACGAGACCAACGCCACGTTCATCAAGATGGCCGGCTCGGAACTCGTCCGCAAGTTCATCGGCGAGGGCTCCCGACTCGTCCGCGACCTCTTCGAGATGGCCCGCGAACGCGAACCGGCTATCATCTTCATCGACGAGATCGACGCCATCGCCACCACCCGCTCGGAGTCGAAGACCTCCGGCGACGCCGAGGTCCAGCGAACCATGATGCAACTCCTGAGCGAAATGGACGGCTTCGAGGCCCGCGGCGAGATCCGTATCATCGCCGCGACCAATCGCTTCGACATGCTCGACCGCGCGATCCTCCGCCCCGGCCGATTCGACCGCCTCATCGAAGTGCCCGAACCGGACCGCGACGGCCGCGAGCAGATCCTCGAGATCCACACCCGCGGCATGAACGTCGACGACGCGGTGGACTTTGCGGACCTCGCCGACGACACCGACGGCTACTCCGGTGCCGAAATCGAGAGCCTCGCCACCGAAGCCGGCATGTTCGCCATCCGCGGCGACCGCGACGAAGTCATCCACCAGGACTTCGTCGAGGCCCTGGAGAAGATCGAGAAGGACGACTCGAGCGAGGTCATCTCTTCGGCCGGCTACTTCTACCAGTAA
- the pepF gene encoding oligoendopeptidase F, which produces MSSVPERSEVDEEYTWDLESIYATDDDWEDASEAVAERVTDLAAYEGQVTDDAKTLLEVLELRDEIMREVSMVAAYARMRRDEDTTNQQYQALTARAQSLAADAQSAASFIDPEIQELTREEFETMVETESGLETYDHYIDDVLRMKPHTRSAEVEELLADLSEVTGATGEVYTMLSNADMAFPTVEDGDGEPVEITQSNFVNLLKRPDREFRQRVYEGYFDEWESVRNTVAAAYKNSVKADVKIAQARNYDTAREAALDGPNVPVDVYDTLVDTVHDNLDKLHHHAELKRQALEVDDLQMWDVYMPLTGDEGPDVEYDRATEYIVDALAPLGDEYQSRVADGLDSQWVDVYENEGKQSGAYSGGTYDTQPFILMNYQDDISSMYTLAHELGHSMHSELTQDAQPYVYSGYEIFVAEVASTVNETLLTNHLLETVDDPEFRKHVLNEFLERVRSTLYRQTLFAEFEHDTHELEEGGEPLTADRLDEIYRGLKEDYYEPATIDDRIATEWMRIPHFYRAFYVYQYATGISAALAIVDDILPNGPGSEPNRDAAEDYLEFLRRGSREYPLDLLRIAGVDMSSSEPIDRALGTYGQRLEEMDALLE; this is translated from the coding sequence ATGAGTTCCGTTCCCGAACGCTCCGAGGTCGACGAGGAATATACCTGGGATCTCGAGAGCATCTATGCGACGGACGACGACTGGGAGGACGCCTCCGAGGCCGTCGCCGAGCGCGTCACCGATCTCGCCGCCTACGAGGGACAGGTTACCGACGACGCCAAAACGCTTCTCGAGGTGCTCGAGCTCCGCGACGAGATCATGCGCGAGGTCTCGATGGTCGCAGCCTACGCTCGGATGCGCCGCGACGAGGACACGACGAACCAGCAGTACCAGGCGCTGACCGCCCGCGCGCAGTCGCTCGCAGCCGACGCGCAGTCCGCGGCCTCCTTCATCGACCCCGAGATTCAGGAGCTGACTCGCGAGGAGTTCGAGACGATGGTCGAGACCGAATCCGGTCTCGAGACTTACGACCACTATATCGACGACGTGCTCCGGATGAAACCCCACACGCGCTCGGCGGAGGTCGAGGAACTCCTCGCGGACCTGAGCGAGGTCACGGGCGCGACCGGTGAAGTGTACACCATGCTCTCGAACGCGGATATGGCGTTTCCGACGGTCGAAGACGGCGACGGCGAGCCCGTCGAGATCACCCAGAGCAACTTCGTCAACCTGCTCAAACGCCCCGATCGGGAGTTCCGCCAGCGCGTCTACGAGGGGTACTTCGACGAGTGGGAGTCCGTCCGGAACACGGTCGCGGCCGCCTACAAGAACAGCGTGAAGGCTGACGTCAAGATAGCCCAGGCGCGAAACTACGACACCGCACGCGAGGCCGCCCTCGACGGGCCGAACGTCCCGGTCGACGTCTACGACACGCTCGTCGATACCGTCCACGACAACCTCGACAAGCTTCACCACCACGCCGAACTCAAACGACAGGCCCTCGAGGTCGACGATCTTCAGATGTGGGACGTGTACATGCCCCTGACCGGCGACGAGGGACCCGACGTCGAGTACGATCGGGCGACCGAGTACATCGTCGACGCGCTGGCTCCCCTCGGCGACGAGTACCAGTCCCGCGTCGCGGACGGGCTCGACTCCCAGTGGGTCGACGTCTACGAGAACGAGGGCAAACAGTCCGGCGCATATTCGGGCGGCACCTACGACACCCAGCCGTTCATCCTGATGAACTACCAGGACGACATCTCCTCGATGTACACGCTGGCCCACGAACTCGGCCACTCGATGCACTCCGAGTTGACACAGGACGCCCAGCCGTACGTCTACTCGGGTTACGAGATCTTCGTCGCCGAGGTCGCGAGCACGGTCAACGAGACGCTGTTGACGAACCACCTCCTCGAGACCGTCGACGACCCCGAGTTCCGGAAACACGTCTTGAACGAGTTCTTAGAACGCGTGCGCTCGACCCTCTACCGCCAGACCCTGTTCGCCGAGTTCGAACACGACACGCACGAACTCGAGGAGGGGGGCGAACCGCTCACGGCCGACCGGCTGGACGAAATCTACCGGGGGCTCAAGGAGGACTACTACGAACCCGCAACGATCGACGACCGAATCGCCACCGAATGGATGCGGATTCCCCACTTCTACCGGGCGTTCTACGTCTACCAGTACGCGACCGGCATCTCGGCCGCGTTGGCTATCGTCGACGACATCCTTCCAAACGGACCCGGAAGCGAACCGAACCGCGACGCCGCCGAGGACTACCTCGAGTTCCTCCGCCGCGGTTCCCGGGAATACCCGCTCGACCTGCTCCGGATCGCCGGCGTCGACATGAGCAGTTCGGAGCCGATCGATCGGGCCCTGGGGACGTACGGGCAGCGTCTCGAGGAGATGGACGCGTTGCTCGAGTAA